The following proteins are encoded in a genomic region of Blastopirellula marina:
- a CDS encoding PEP-CTERM sorting domain-containing protein encodes MRCHQLMLLAVVLLTATGGQAYADVVTFDLEWSPEYGTATATGYITIDTGDLPNPGAMNSPNTMPTWVKDIQMTVENSAVRNGTYVFSDFRGISWDTEGGTLDLTKELVGQPTSWRPWGSSSTFDSGDFSLWTINPDVPEAYEPFQMLQFNSTATEILMLTKFTPQHVPEPTSIALFGIGAAGLSIARCIRRKNAI; translated from the coding sequence ATGAGATGCCACCAATTAATGCTTCTTGCTGTCGTATTACTTACTGCTACTGGCGGGCAAGCCTATGCTGACGTCGTCACGTTCGATCTGGAGTGGTCGCCTGAGTATGGAACGGCGACAGCGACGGGATACATTACCATCGATACGGGTGATCTTCCCAATCCTGGAGCTATGAATAGTCCGAACACCATGCCAACATGGGTGAAGGATATCCAGATGACTGTGGAGAATTCGGCCGTCAGGAACGGTACCTATGTCTTCAGCGATTTTCGTGGGATCAGTTGGGATACCGAAGGAGGCACTTTGGACCTAACAAAAGAACTTGTGGGACAGCCAACTTCTTGGCGACCTTGGGGAAGTAGTTCCACATTCGATTCCGGTGACTTTAGTCTTTGGACAATTAATCCAGACGTGCCTGAAGCATATGAGCCGTTTCAAATGCTGCAGTTCAATTCAACCGCAACCGAGATCTTGATGTTGACCAAGTTTACGCCCCAACATGTGCCAGAGCCGACATCGATTGCTCTTTTCGGAATTGGCGCGGCTGGCCTTAGTATCGCAAGATGCATTCGAAGGAAAAATGCAATCTGA